The Kribbella sp. HUAS MG21 genome includes the window GTCACCGAGGAAGAGGTCCACGCGCCGGTCGAGGCGAAGGCGACCACGCGTACGACGGGACCGACCGAGCTGACCGTGTTCGTCGATCAGGTGCGCCGGGCGGCGGAGCCGGTACTGAAGATCTGGCTGCCGCCGCTGCCCGCCGCCTGCACCCTGGACGCGTTGGCAGGTCGCGCGGACTACGTCACGGACCGCGGCCTCCAGTTGGCCGCCCCGACGCCGCGGATGCGGCCGCCCCTGGGTGTGATCGACGACCCGAGCAATCAACGCCAGGAGGTGTTCCCGCTCGATCTGACCCGGGCGGGTGGGCACGCGGCGATCGTCGGCGGCCCGCAGTCCGGGAAGACCACCGCGTTGCGAACCCTCATCACGTCGCTGGCCCACACCCATACCCCACGGGAGGTCGCGATCTACGCGCTCGACCTCGCGGGCGGCGGGATGCAGGCGCTCGAACAACTGCCGCACGTCGGCGGCGTCGCGCTGCGCACCGACCGGGAGAAGACCCGGCGGACGGTCGAGGAGATCCGCGGGATGATCGACCACCGCGAGCGCGTGTTCCGCAACCACGGCATCGACACGATGGACGCGCTCCGCGAGGACCACGCGGCCGGCCGGATCCCCGAGCTGCCGACCGCGGACGTCGTGCTGGTGATCGACAACTTCGGCGCGATCCGGACGACCTTCGACGAGCTGGACGGGCCGGTGGCCGACATCCTGCAGCGGGGCGGCAACTACGGCGTGCACGTGGTGGCTTCGATGCTGCGCTGGAACGACGTACGGATGCAGAGCCAGTCGCTGTTCGGCACGATGCTCGAGCTGCGGCTGAACGACGCGTCGGACTCGAACATCGACCGGCGCCTGCAGGAGGTCCTGCGCAAGGCCGGTCCGGGCCGGATGCTGGTGCCGGGCAGCAAGCTCTTCGCCCAGGTCGCGTTGCCGCGCGTCGACGGCGTCGCGTCCGACGAGAAGCTGTCCGAAGTACTGGAGGCACAGGCGCTCTCGGTGCGCTCCACCTGGCAGGGGCCGCGGGCGCCGCAGATCCGGATCCTGCCGCTGAAGCTGCCGCGGGTCGGCGTCGCGGACGAGATCCGCGAGCCGACCGTGCTGCCGATCGGTGTCGACGAGCGCGCACTCGCGCCCGTGTACCTCGATCTGGCCGGGCGGGACAGCAACCTCGTGGTGTTCGGTGACAGCGGCTCCGGCAAGACCAACCTCGTGCGGCTGATCGTGCAGCAGCTCGTCGACCGGCACACCCCCGACGAGCTGGTGTTCGCGGTGATGGATCCCCGACGCGGCCTGCGGGACGTCGTACCGAAGGCGTACGTCGGCGGCTACGCACCGACCGGCCGGGCGGCAGGTGGGCTCGCGGCCGGTGTTTCCGAGGAGCTGGCGAAGCGCATGCCCGACGACACGGGCCAGGTTCCGGAAGCCGGCCGGGGCGGACCGCGGATCGTCGTACTGGCCGACGACTACGACCTGCTGACCGCGGGCGGTCAGTCGCCGATGGCGCCGTTCCTGCCGTACGTCGCCTCGGGGCGGGACATCAAGCTGCACTTCATCGTGACCCGGCGGGCCGCGGGCGCGTCGCGGCAGCTGTACGAGTCGTTCCTGTCCGCGGTCCTGGAGTCCGGGTCCGCGGGGTTGGTGCTGTCCGGCGAGCGCAGCGAGGGCCAGCTCTTCACCGGCGCGTACCCGGGCGACTACCCGCCCGGCCGGGGGCTGTTCGTACGCCGCGGCGACGGGCCGCAACTGGTGCAAACCGCACTGGCTGATGCCGTCGCGGAAGCAACCATGCACGTCGAAGGAGTGCGATGACCTACGACCTGGTGGCGCTCGTCGACGGGCGTCCGTCGAGTGACGACATCCTCGCCGGCCTCGCCGCGGCGGGGGAGCACCTGGGGGTGCGCGCAGTCAGCGGAGGCGCTGTCGTCCAACTCTGCGACGACGACCACCTACCCCTGGTGTCGGTCGAACTGCCGCTCCTCATCCAGGTCCCGGGCGAGGTCGAGCGCCTGCTCGGTACGCCGCCCGGCTCCGTCCGGACACCCGCGTGGTGGGTGGAGATCCGCGCCACCGCCCGCGACGGTGCTCGCCAGCTCGCGGAGCGCTACGCGGCCACCCTCGTCGAACGTCTGGGCGGAAAGGTCTGGAGCACCGGGAAGGAAACCGACTGACATGCCGAACGCGCTGATCTTCAGCCCCGGCGTCGACCTGATCACCGAGAAGGTCGCCGTCGTCATGCAGGACCGTCCGGTGGTGGGCATGTCGGCCTGGCTCAGCGACGCGGCGGCAGCGGCCAAGGAAGCCCGCCGCGCGCTCCAGCTGGTCACCCCGAGGACGTCCCGGATCACCTGGCCGGTCCGGTCGGCACTGTTCAAGACCGCCTTCGCCCGCTGGGTCGTGACCGGCGACGACGGCGAGTACTTCGACGGACTGAACGGCGTCCGGCTCGAATGGAACGGCGACCTGTTCGTCGCCCGGCCGGCCGACGGAAAACTGGACCTGCATCCCGACTTCCTCGTCCGGGAGCAGCCCTTCGGACAGCTCCAGCTGACGGTCCGGGTGCGGCACAAACCCGTTGCGAGCGTCGTCCTGGGCAAGGTCGCGGAGCGGTTGTTCACCGCGGCCTCCGGGGCCGGACCGGCCGGCTGGTCGACGTCCGAGCCGGTCACGCAGCCGTGGAGTCCGGACGCGCTGACGGAGTACTGCCGTCGTCGGGCGCCGCAGCCGACGTGGCTGGTGCTGGCCGGTCAACCGGGACCGGAGTTCAGGCCGGCGGTCGGCACGCTCGAGACCCGCCGTACGAAATCCGGGCTGGACGAGACCGTGACACTGGCGGTCGCGCAGCCCGGGCTCGAGCTTCCGGAGGCCCACCGGATCGGGGAGTGGATCGACGAGATCGCCGACCACTTCGAGCTGGTGTCGGCGACGGTGCTGGGCTCGTACGGCGCAGCGGACGGCACCTACGCGCCGCGGTACCTCGGCATCGCCTGCCCGATCGGCGTGGCCGCCGGGAACGAGGCGGTGCGCGCGTCGAGCCTCAAGGAACTGCTGAACCTCGAGCGCGCTCTCGCGATCGGCCCCG containing:
- a CDS encoding DUF6177 family protein — encoded protein: MPNALIFSPGVDLITEKVAVVMQDRPVVGMSAWLSDAAAAAKEARRALQLVTPRTSRITWPVRSALFKTAFARWVVTGDDGEYFDGLNGVRLEWNGDLFVARPADGKLDLHPDFLVREQPFGQLQLTVRVRHKPVASVVLGKVAERLFTAASGAGPAGWSTSEPVTQPWSPDALTEYCRRRAPQPTWLVLAGQPGPEFRPAVGTLETRRTKSGLDETVTLAVAQPGLELPEAHRIGEWIDEIADHFELVSATVLGSYGAADGTYAPRYLGIACPIGVAAGNEAVRASSLKELLNLERALAIGPAHSPAVWYPIGDGRTPDDWKRYADLMNKLVPEPERGRA